Part of the Methylomonas sp. AM2-LC genome, CATTTCCAGCGTTGTAGGCTGGGCTATAATTAACCAATGATGGATTTACCTGATCTGCGGTAGATCCTGTAGAGAAATTAAGATCTGCGGAATTGGGTAACAAATTACCGCTTAAATCCTGCACGCCTTCAATATGTAACTTATAGCTGCTATTAGCCAGCAAAGGTTGTAAAAGTTTCAAGGTTAGGGTTTTGTGATCACTACTTAATTGACGAACTATGGTTACCCCGGCACCACTTTGGGTTAACGTTATAGAACCCAAACTTAAATCGCTGACTACCTTATTAAACTGCACCTGCAATTGCGGATTAGTAGGCACATTACTCTGACCACTGGCAAGACTATAACCGACAATTTGTGGCCCCGTAGAGTCACTTTGGAAATTAGTAGTAAAGTAAAAATTAGAATAACCCAGTGAATTACCAAATAAATCTTTAATACCGTTAGTGACAGAAATATAGTATTGCCGCCCAACAGCAAGCGCAGTATTCGGAATAAAATACAGGCTTTGCGCATCGCCACTCAGATTGATAATACCCTGAATATTTTCACCTGTTGTACTGTCGTGCAGCAAGACAGTTTGGGAAGTTACTGTTTTGCTATCGACTGGTTTACTAAACACAACCCCAATCTCGGTATTGACCGGCACATCGGTAGTATTGGCTGCAGGATCAACTCTTAACACAGTAGGCGCAGTGTTATCCACTGTGTAACCCGTTTTATATTGGAACGTATAGGGTGCCACCAAGCGGTTACCTGCCAAATCGCGCACTTTATCGATGACTATTTTATAATCGGTGTTATGCCCTAGAATACTGGTTGGTGTAAATATCACCTGTAGGCCATCGCTTGACCAGGTAACGCTACCAGGAATAGTGGCGGCCCCTTCCAACAGGCCTTCGTACACGGTTACGGTGCCGGATTTAACAAATTTTGGCGTTAAGGGTTCATCAAAAGTAATAATGATCGGATTATTTTCCGGTACATTGGTTGCCAGATTAACCGGCGTTGTTGATGCTACTGTAGGTGGAGTAGTATCTGGATTTAAAGGGTCGGTTTCATTTTGTACTTCTGAACCATCAGTCAGTTGATCGCCGTCAGTATCGACATTCAGTGGATTGGTGCCTCTGTCTACTTCGTCGCCATCCAACAACAAATCTCCATCAGTATCTGCAACTGTTGGCTTTGTACCTCGCGCTTTTTCCTGAATATCACTTAAACCATCCCGATCAGTATCGTGTTCGACTAACAGATTTAGCGTTGGTGTCGGTGTGGCATTACCGCCGAAATCAGTAGCAGTTACTGATACAGTAATGGTATTACCGACGGTGCCATAAGGCACATAAAGTGGATATGCATAGGGACGAGAGCTATCCACATACACCACATTACCATTAATTGAAAAAGTGACTGATTTAACACCAATATCATCAGTTGCATCAACCAGTAAATTGATGGTTTTACCCTCAACTGCCACCGAGTCTTGCGGCAAACTAGTAAATTGGATAGTGGGAGGAACACCACCATTATCTTCAATCAAACGATATTGCCCTATCATCAGATTAGTGCTGCCAGTAGTACCCCAATCGGCAATATCTGCAGAATCTGTCAAATAAACATAGTTGGAATCCAATGCCAGACCGGTACCGTTATTGTCGTTGAATTGTTTAAAATCAACATAACCCTGATAACTGGAAACAGCTGGATTATCAATGTTCACATAAGGTGCGGCATTAACAAATCTAACTTCGGAAAAGAATGCAAAACTGTCGGTTAATTCAACATCGTTTGGATAAAAACTGGCATCTTCACCAATAATATTGGGACTGGTTGGTACTGAAATATCGATTAAGCGATATCCTGAAGTATAAGCAGCCACATAGGCATATTGTCCATTGATAGCAACATCTTTCACGGAGCCGATGGAAATACTACCCTGTGTGACTGGATTAAGCTTATCTGTTGTATCAATTACATAAAAGGATTGACCTGCTACTGCGACCATGGTTGTGCCTTGGGCATCAACACCAAATACTTCCCCCAGTTCTGTTAAACTGCCTAACGATAAAGGCCGGGAAGGTACATGCACATCGACAATTTGCACACCGCCCGTACCATTGGCTAGATAAGCATATTGATTATCAACCTTAACATCCTGAGTAAACCCAGCGGTAGGGTAAGAAGCAATAAGCACCGGGCTGCTTGGTTTGGTAACATCAAAAATTTGTAAACCGTCTGTACCATCCGCGACATAAGCTACCGTACCAACCACCCTTACATCCAGAGCAGTTCCGGCAGTGTCAATACTACCCACTATGGCTGGATGGGAGTGGTCAGAAACATTAACGACCTGCAAACCAGCACTACCAGCTGCCACATAAGCATAATCCCCTGAAATATCCACGTTATTGGCATAACCGGGAATACCTATATAGGAGAGTGCAACAGGACTGAATGATCCAACATTGACAGTCGCAGTGATGGATTGTCCATGATTTTTGACAGTAAGTTTTGCTGTGCCTGATTGACCAGCAAAAATTAAACCATCAACACCACCAAAACTGACCACACTCAGATCACTGGAGCTATAAGTGGTGCCGGTTGAGCTTTTAGTAATATCTGCGGTAGTACCATCCAAACGTGTTCCAATCACTTTTAATTGTAGATTGGCCTCGTTATACATGGTGTTATAAGTCATGGTTGGATTGGGCGGCGTCACCTTGATGGAAGCGAAAATTCGTCCACCGCCATCACTGGCATTGGTTGGATCATAGCCCGATTCTTCCTCATCAAAATCGCTGACGCCATCACCGTCAGAATCTGCTTTTAGCGGGTCGGTTTTATAGTGGTGTGGATTGGCCGAGAATGTGCCATTAACCTCATCACCATCATTAATGCCATCACCATCAGTATCTGGATTATTGGGATTAGTACCGATTTTATATTCTTGCAGGTTGGTTAAACCATCGCTGTCAAAATCCTCCTGTGCATCCAGAGGATCATGCGGGTTCATTTTATTTGCCAACTCATAGTCGTCGGGTACGCCATCACCGTCGCTATCACCTGTAGTGGCAATGGTAAACAGTATAAATGCCGCGACCTCATCTTTACGCGCAGTGACTAACACAGTTCCGCTAGCCAGACTTGTTACTAAGCCACTGGAATTTACAGTAGCAACGGCCGGATTACTAGATGTGTAATTAATACCATTAGACGCAGCTGTCACATCCAGTACAGTGTTATCTGGATAAGTAGCCATTACTTGTAGTTGCGCTGTTCCGCCAACATGAGTGATGGTAGTCACTGTAGGCTTGGTAATTGCCATACTGACCGGAATCGGATCTATATTACCGAATTTAATTTCTGGAACTGGGGCAATACCGTTTTGCACCACGGTAAAATAATCACTGGAACCCGAGAAGGTTTCTCCCAATTTGGTACAGGTGGCTCGCGCCCTAACCTGGCCTTGAGTCGACGGTACATTTGGCATAGACCAACTACCATCACTATTCACTTGAATAGTGCGGTTAAGAATATTGACAACGCAGTTCTGGTCAAGCACATTGGCTGCAACAGCCGATTGACCCATTAAACTGAGGCTTAAAGCCAACAATATTGCCAAGAACGATTGATTAATATGTCGTTTCATCATCTTGATCTCCAAATCCCGTCTCGCCTAGTAGCCTTTAATTGGGCTTATTTAAGTTCTTAATAGTATTAGCAAAAGTCTCGTAAGACTGTACGCCAACCAAACGTTTATAATTTATAAGTTGCTTATTTTTTATGATACCCACCAAAAACGACGGTGTGCCTGTTACACCTAAACTCGTGCCCAGTGCAATATCATTCTTAATACTTTCTAATTGCTCAGGTTGTGCCAGACATTTATTAAATGCTTCACTATCCAAACCAAGCTGCGTCACTGCAGTTTTTATAAACGGATCAGTCACTTGACCACGTGCTTCAAAAATTAAATTGTGCATATCCCAATACTTACCCTGTTCGGCAGCACAACGTCCGGACAAAGAGGCCTGTTTTGCGTGTGTATGAAATTCCAGTGGAAAATCTTTCATCACGTATTTAACAATGCCTTTATTTATATAGTCTTCACGCAATTTGGGTAAAACACCCTGATAATGTTTGCCGCAAAAAGGACATTCGTAATCTGAAAACTCGATAATTCCAATGGTAGCCTGCTGCTTCCCTTCGCTCATCTTGTCTGAGTCTGGAAATGCAATGGGTGCAACAGAAGGTTGTACAGCAAGTTGCTGTTCTAATAGAGTTACTTTTTGTTGCAATTGCTGAATTTGCTGCTTCATTTCGGACATTTGCAAAAAAATTTCATCTGCCACCCACTTTTCTTCTGTATATCCCAATTTGGTATATAAACAAATTAAGCACATCAGCAAAATACGCTTAAGTATTGTCATAAACAACTCTCAAATTCGCAGATACTATCGACATAAAACATTTAAATTCCTATAAATTCCTAACTCTCTAAAATCAAATTTTTTGTTAGCAAAAATATTGCATTTATCTACGGGCAATAAATTCAGATAATTTATTAACCCCATTAAGTTCCTGATATGGCAAGCCTAGTAATTCATGTAGTGCCATACCCAGCTTTTTACCTTCATCAATAGTACCTGTATCAAGGATAATGTCATCAATACGTTGCTTTGCAGTAAGCATCACTCTTGCGGTTTCCAGATTACTATCATGAGCTGGTGGCCGAAGAACAACACTAATAGCAGAAAAATCATTCAATGATATTAACCTGCCAGTTTCTTTACCGGCTTTTCTAAAAATTTTGTTAGGCCAAATCAAAACTCCATTTTTATTGATAGTCCCATTAGCGCCTTCACTATGCTTAGCAACAGGAACAGTACCTAAAAGCAAGAATACGCCTGTCA contains:
- a CDS encoding DsbA family protein, coding for MTILKRILLMCLICLYTKLGYTEEKWVADEIFLQMSEMKQQIQQLQQKVTLLEQQLAVQPSVAPIAFPDSDKMSEGKQQATIGIIEFSDYECPFCGKHYQGVLPKLREDYINKGIVKYVMKDFPLEFHTHAKQASLSGRCAAEQGKYWDMHNLIFEARGQVTDPFIKTAVTQLGLDSEAFNKCLAQPEQLESIKNDIALGTSLGVTGTPSFLVGIIKNKQLINYKRLVGVQSYETFANTIKNLNKPN